The nucleotide window TCCGCTACTGGACCCTCGACCCGAACGACCCCAATTCGAATGCCAAACGCCTTGGGGTTCTTGCGCAGGACCTTGATCCGGACCTGCTTGCCGGGGCGATCTTCGATATCTTCGATCGACCCAACGAGGATAAGCAGGCGGAGACGTTCGGTCACTTTCTGGGTCAGTACGCGGCGCAGAACTCAGGAAAGTCGTGGACGATTCATGAGGCTGTAGCCTTCTTTTCGAAGAAGCGGAAGGGGGAGATTGAGAAGTTGTTGTACGGTGACAATGGCGGCACTCTCCATTCCGGGACGTACGAGGCGATGCGGCGCAGGCTGAGTCGGCCGAACCGGATTCCGTCGTTCGTCGACGTCCGTTCTCAGCGTGACGCTTTCGGCAGTGAATCTCCTACGCCGCCCCCGGCGACGGTGGAGGAGCTTTTTCAGGCTCCGGGGCTCAACGTGGTGCGTGTCGGAGAGGGCGACAGCCGCGGTTACGCGCTGTTCCTCAGCCGGGTTCTTGCGCGTGCGGCTCAGGTGCGGCGTGCCGCGGTGCAGGACGCTGGCGTCGTCATACCGTCCATCGAGATCGTGATCGACGAGGCTTCGGACATCTTCAAGGCCGACTCGCGGCATCTGCGCGATGCGGCTACCGGCATGCTTGCGGAGCAGATCCGCAAGGGCCGCTCTCTCCGTATCCGCTACACGGTTCCGTCCAGAGTGCGGGGGACGTTCCCGAGAACATCCGTAACAACCTCAATACCACGATCGTGGGTCGTCACCGGAACTTGAAAGTGCTGCGGGATGCTCTTCCCGTCGCCCGTCCCGAAATGCTCGAAGCTGGCCATGCGGAGATCCGCGTCGAGTACGAGGGCGAGCGCCGCCTGACGCACGGCATGACGGTGGAGCAGCCCGCGAGCGCGCGGTGGCGAGGGATCCGGGTCGAACCGGAGGTGGGTCGAAGCGGGTACGTCAGGCCGTCATGGAACGTGCGGGACACGGACATCTACAGGGAGGACGGCTCGCCGGACTGCACGGCGTACACGCAGACGCCGATCACGACTGTCGGCACCGGCGACGGCCTGGACCGCGAGCACATCGTAGCTCTGGCCGAAGCATGGGACAGCCGGCCGGCGGGATTCGATCAGGCGACGCTGCGGCGGATTGCGGAGGACCACGACAACCTGACGCTGGCGACGGCGAGCGCGAACCGGAGCAAGGGCGCCAGGGACGCTGCCGAATGGCGTCCGGAGCACAACGGCGCCTGGATGGCGAACCGCGTTGTAGAGGTCAAGCGGGAGTACGATCTGAGCGTCGATGAGGCGGAACGCGACTGGCTTGAGCGGCTGCTCGGCTCAGGCCCGGACGAGATCACGTGTAGCGGTGGCGGCGGCACGGCGGCGGATCACCCGCCAGTGCAGACGTACCGGAACTGCACGCTGATGAGGGAGGCCGGCTGGAACCGTGGCGTCAACCGGGATGGCGGGACGTACAGGGACTCCTGGGACGATGCCGAGATGCGGACCTACGAGTTGAACACCTCCCGGGATCGGGACCGGGACGGCCACGCCTGCGAGTGACTGAGGACCGCGCATGACTGACGCGAACAAGCACAACGCCATCACCGAAGCGCTGCAGCGCCTCGATCCCCGCGCTCCCCATGCGGCGGCCGGAGGTCCGTGAGCTGGGGCCGGCGGCCGAGCGCCGGCCGTCGTGGTCGGGGACCGGGCCTGGCCGGCGCGCGTTGCCCGACCTGGCGCCCTGCGCCGCGAACGGGGTATCTGCTCGCAAGAGCGTACGAACGTGTGGCCGCCGGGGTGCCGGGTCTCTTTCGCCCGGGCGTCTCTACCATTCTCTCGCCTGCCCCCCTCCCGTGGCCCGTTCCCCCCCGCGCTGATTCCGAGAGGCGCGGCCGGTACCGAAGGCCGGGGGCGGGTGTTTTCCCGTGCCGGCCGGCACGGCGAAGGACACCGGCTCGATGTCGGACCGTCGGCGGGCTTGTCGGCCCCGTCGCCCGAGCGGCGTAGCGTGAGGATGACGTCGTCGCCGTCGGAGAGGTCGACATCGGCCCGGCGGGCGGCCGCGACGAGGTGCGGCCGGTCCGGGTCACCCACTCCGCCCGGCGGCGCGACCCGGGCCCGTGCAGTCAGCGCGTCGGGCGGGACTGGTTCCGGCGGCTTCGACGCGCGGGTCCGCTGTCGTGGAGAGGACGACCCGGCGCCGCGGCTGGCGCCTGCGCTTCGCCCGACGGCCGTCGTTCCGGAACCGGCGGGCGGCGACGCACTCCCCAGTGCCTCGTCGCGCGCGGCCGAGGATGCCGAGGATCCGGGACGGTACTGCTGGACGGTGCGCTCCCGCGCGGCCCGCCGTGCAGACCGCTCAGGCGGCGGCAGCTGCGGACGCCGGTCGGGACCGCGACGTACTGCTAGCCGCCCGCGGCGTACGAGATCCGGAACCCGTGACCGGACTCGCCGAGGCGCGTGTGCCAGCCGACCTCGCCGATGCCGACGTCGAGCTCACGGGCGTCAACACGCCTCGCGCCGCACCGCCCCGCTGCCGCCGGGCTTGCGGCCTTGACGCCGGCTCCGCGGACGCTCGCTCGCGTGTCGTCCCACCCCGCGCTAACCCCGACCGAAGCGGTCCGACCGCACCGGTTCGGCGGCTTCGCAGTCGTCGCACACGCGGTACGGTTGTGTCCACCGGTTCACCTCGTACGTAGTTCCGGTCATCGCTCCGCGTTCTCCTGTGGCGAGTAGCGCCTTCGTCTTCGGCTCGCCTGTCGCCTCGTACTGGTCCCCCGAGGAGGAGTGCCGGGCGCTCGGGGGACTTCGGATCACGCCGGACGAGATTGTCGAGCACGTCGTCGGTTCGTCTCCGCGCGCGGGGCGGACCGAGGTGCTGGCGCCCCCGGCGTCCCCTTGCGGCGGCCGGTCGCAAGCGATCGACAAGCTCGATGGCCTTTGGCTCGCGTCCGGCCCGATCTGCTGGGGGCGCCCTCGGGCAACACCGCCCGCAGGCGCCGACCGGACTCGGCAGTGGCGCCCTTCATCGACGCCAATCGTTCCGCCTCGAGGCGTGGCAGCCGGTTCAAGGCATCGTGGCGGCAACGATGTCCAGCCGCTCCCGGGTATTGCGTCCCTGCACGTCCCTTCCCTCCAGCAGCCGCCGTGCCAAGCGTCGGATGTCGCTCAGCCTCGCCGGCCGGTAGCGCAGGTGTTCGACGGTGACGTTGATGTGACGGTGCCGGGTCGGCGACGCCTGGTTGTGGACGTGACCGTGGACGTTCACGCACCCGTAGGGCACCTGCATCAGGGGCACGTGCGTGAGCGCCAGCGGCGGGTCGCCCGGTGCGAACACGGTTACCGCGGTCCGCTCAAGCGCCACCTGCCGCTTCTCGTTAACCGGGTCGACGTCGTGATTTCCGAGCACCAGCCACTTGGCACCGGGTGCCTGTTCCCACGACTCCTGGTGGTGTTCCTGCAGGCAGCCGTCGACGCTCACGTCTCCCAGGCAGATGGTGGTGTCGTCCGCCTCGGCCGCCTTGCACCAAGCCTCGATCAGAACATGGTCCATCTCGTACGGCGTCTCGAACGGTCGATCGAAGGCCATGATGGTGCCCATGTCGCCCAGGTGGAGGTCCGACCAGATCCAGGTTGTCTCATCCGGTCCCTCGTAGACGGCCGGGCTGCGTTCCCGGGCGTGCCGGATCAGTGCCCGAGCCTGCCGCTCGTACATGGCTGGCGTAGCGTCCATCGACGCGAACACCTCCGGTCGGAGCGACTGCTGCAGTTCCTCGGTGTACAGCCTCTGCAGCCGCGCCGCGGCTGCCTCGTCGGGGACTCGTGGGGTTTCTCCCTGGCGCGGGGCGTTCATCGGTCGGGTCTTCAATGTTCCGTTGGGTTCATACCCCCGCGCGCGGGGCGGAGGTCTCGTAGGAGTTCGGCGGCACCGTAGGTGCGGGTTGATCCCCGCTCGTGTGGGGGAGACTCCTTGGCAGTACCCGCGACTCCCGTGGAAGTACCGGTTTATCCCCGTTTACCATCGGGTGGACCGGCGGC belongs to Acidobacteriota bacterium and includes:
- a CDS encoding DUF87 domain-containing protein encodes the protein MTTTLIQIPDDQNTDTGVVRLVAPGEAGLIERFTYLVCESAGREFFLQIATANRNLSRFSPEPFKTVSLAAHLALLEETGYTRDSIVSTVTYYDATVESLLGADGRPATPFVRPVSGAVASLASTEQINRYLQLPAPEDRHRIGQLARSGEKEVPISVDEKILDHHLLVAGSTGSGKSHLLSNVAHAAVALGRAVVLFDHKPDHQDHHSAHSKWPRQEPFSLNGVDRPDWSVRYWTLDPNDPNSNAKRLGVLAQDLDPDLLAGAIFDIFDRPNEDKQAETFGHFLGQYAAQNSGKSWTIHEAVAFFSKKRKGEIEKLLYGDNGGTLHSGTYEAMRRRLSRPNRIPSFVDVRSQRDAFGSESPTPPPATVEELFQAPGLNVVRVGEGDSRGYALFLSRVLARAAQVRRAAVQDAGVVIPSIEIVIDEASDIFKADSRHLRDAATGMLAEQIRKGRSLRIRYTVPSRVRGTFPRTSVTTSIPRSWVVTGT
- a CDS encoding HNH endonuclease; amino-acid sequence: MLRDALPVARPEMLEAGHAEIRVEYEGERRLTHGMTVEQPASARWRGIRVEPEVGRSGYVRPSWNVRDTDIYREDGSPDCTAYTQTPITTVGTGDGLDREHIVALAEAWDSRPAGFDQATLRRIAEDHDNLTLATASANRSKGARDAAEWRPEHNGAWMANRVVEVKREYDLSVDEAERDWLERLLGSGPDEITCSGGGGTAADHPPVQTYRNCTLMREAGWNRGVNRDGGTYRDSWDDAEMRTYELNTSRDRDRDGHACE